The region AGAACAATCTTGCCGAGACGGCATTTTTTGTAAAGAACGGCGAACAATATGACATTCGATGGTTCACACCAAAGGTGGAAGTAAATTTGTGTGGACACGCAACTCTGGCGAGTGCGCATGTGATCTTCAACGAATTGGAACTTGAATCTTCCGATATCAAATTTCACTCGCACAGGAGCGGCGAACTCGGCGTGACGAAAGACGGCGATTTACTTGTTCTCGATTTCCCTGCGTATCCAATGAAAGAGATCGAGCCAATAAAGATGCTGGTCGCGGCAGCGCCGCTAAGATATTGGGAATCGCAGGGCAATATGCTGTTCCTTTTGCTTGAAGATCAAAAAGCCGTCCAAGATCTGCAGCCCGATATGCATGATGTAATTAAGCTGCCCTACGACGAAGTGATTATAACGGCACCGGGTGACGATTGCGATTTTGCATCGAGAATGTTTGCGCCGCGCATTGGCATTCCCGAAGATCCGGTTACTGGTGCGATACATTGCTCGCTAATACCACATTGGGCTGGCGTGCTTGGGAAAAATGAGTTGTTTGCACGACAAGTTTCTGCTCGAGGCGGGGAACTTTTTTGTCAACTCGCAGGCGACAGAGTAAAGATCGGTGGTAACGCTGTGCTTTATTTGAAAGGTGAGATTTTTGTAGAGGAAACATCAAAAAATGTTGTTGGAAGTTAAAGATCTGCATGCCGGCATCGACGGCAAAGAAATTTTGAAAGGCTTGAATCTTCAGGTCAAAAAGGGTGAAGTTCACGCCATAATGGGGCCTAATGGGTCGGGCAAATCGACTTTGTCGAAGGTGCTTGCGGGACATCCGAGCTACGAGGTGACTTCGGGCGAGGTGCTTTACGAGGGCAAGAACCTGCTCGACCTCGAACCTGACGAACGTGCCCGTTCAGGTGTCTTTATGGCGTTTCAATACCCGATCGAGGTGCCAGGGGTTTCTAATTCGCAATTTCTCCGTCTTGCTTATAATGAAAAAATGAAGCATATAGGCGAGGAAGAACTCGACCCGCTCGAATTCAACGACTATCTGAAGGAAAAGGCCAAGATCGTTGATATGAGCAGCGAGTTTTTCAAACGCTCGGTCAACGAAGGCTTTTCTGGCGGCGAAAAGAAACGTAACGAGATACTGCAAATGGCCGTTCTTGCCCCTAAACTTGCGATCCTTGATGAAACCGATTCCGGACTCGACATCGACGCATTACGGATCGTCGCCGAAGGCGTGAATACGCTCCGAAGCGCTGATAACGCCATCATCCTTGTCACACATTACCAACGGCTGCTCAATTTCATTGTGCCTGACGTGGTTCACGTCCTCGCCGGCGGCAAGATCGTCAAAGAAGGCGGCAAGGAACTCGCTCTCGAACTCGAAGAAAAAGGCTACGATTGGGTCAAAGGAGCTGCTCACTAAAAATGTCCCAAGCAACGACACAAAAAGGCAGCAGCATGACCGCGATCAGCTTCGCGGTTTTTGCTGTTGTGTGTATCGTTGCTTTTTTGGCATATCGCGGCAGTGATATTGGGCAGTTGCCAAAGTTTATTGTAAATTTTGGCGGCGGGCCGCTTACTGGCGAGTTGGTATTTGACTGCCTGATTGGTATTTTGGTCGCCATTTTTATCTTTCAAGCTTGCATTGGTGTCGGCAAACAGGTTTGTCGATTTATCATGCCATCGTGGATCGAAAGTAGTTCTGTTTGGCTTTTACTAGGTGGCCTTACTGCTGTTGGTGCAGCAACGTGGTCGATTATCTGGTTTTTTTTAGGTCTTGTTGGATTGTATACACCGGTTGCCGCAATCGCCTCAATCGCATTTGGAAATATCTTACTTGCTGTTCCTACGGGGAGAGCTAAATCGGGCAACGTGGATTATAGATATTGGAATGGAAAGTCGATAGGTGAATGGATATATGTGACATTGGGAATGTTTCCAATCTTTCTTGGATTGATTGCGGCTCTTGCTCCGCTAACTGCGAAGGACTCTCTGCTCTATCATTTCGCTGTACCAAAGGCGTTTATTGCCCAACACAGTAATGCCTTCATCGACGGCAATATTGCGAGCTATTTGTCCCTAGGGGCTGAAATGCACCCAGTTTGGGCTATGTTGCTTGGCGGGCTTTTTAGTCCTCGTGCTGCAGAAGCCGCTGCGGGGGCAATTATCTTTTTGTTCTTTCCTTTACTGCTCCTGACTATCTATGGTTGGTCGCGCGAGATTGGTATCTCACGTCATTGGGCATTATTAGCAACCGCTTTGGTGACGACTGTGCCGACGGCTTATCATGTTGCGTCGAGCGGATACATAGATCTTTCGCTTGCTCTTTATGTGACGCTTGCGGCGTATGGATTGACGCGTTGGTGGAAGGAGCAAACTTGGGGCTGGGTGATACTGATCGGCATATTTCTTGGTGCGGCGTTGTCGGTTAAGTTGACGACTGTGTTTGTGATCGCGGCATTCGCACTGATCATTCTATTGCGTGCGAGGAACCCAGTCGCTATCGCTCCCGGTTCTGACACTGCGGTTGTCGTTAGCCCGGGCAAGATTGTCATGGGCGGATTTGCGGCGTTGTTTCTCGCTGGCGTGATCGCTTCGCCGTGGTACATGCGCACTTGGGTCGCGACCGGCAGTCCTGTCTTCCCTTTTTATATGAGCATCTGGCCCGGTAAGGCTGCGGGCTGGGATGTTGAGCGTTCGAACCTGTTTCAGGGAATGAATTCGCAATACGGCGGCGTTGATACGGACAAGATCAATTATCTGACGGCGCCCGTTCGCTTGTCAGTCGCCGCACAACCCGAGCAGCCTGCGAATTATGACGGCGTGCTTGGCGTTGCATTCTTGATCGGATTGCCGCTGCTGATTTGGGCATTGTGGAAATTTGATCTTGCAGTTGAGATCAAAATAATGGCGGGCGTTGCGGGCGTGATGTATCTCTTCTGGCTGTTTTCGAGTGAACAGCTAAGATACCTTTTGCCGATAGCTCCGCTGCTTGCTATAGCTATTGCGGCGTCGGCGGAAAAGATCGGAAACGGTATTAGTAAAGTTGCTCAATACGCACTTGTTGCTGCATCAGTCTGCGGTATTCTTACAACGCTTGCATGGTTTTGCCAAAAGGCCCCGCTTCGCGTCGTGCTTGGCGGTGAAACTCGCGACCAGTATCTGGCGCGTAATCTCGATTACTATTCATACTACCAATGGCTAAATACCGAGACGCCACCGGATGCCAAAGTATGGCTCATCAACATGCGTCGCGATACTTACAACATCGAGCGGCCAATTTTTTCGGATTATCTGTTTGAAGATTGGACGTTGCGAAAGATGGTTTGGGAATCAAACTCCGCGCAGGAACTGCGCACCAAAACAGCCGCGATGGGCATCAAATATGTATTGACGCGGCACGATTTTTTGTTTGATTATGACCGCTCGACACTCGTGGATGACAAGAAACCGCGTGCGGAAAATGAAGCGAAATTAAAGATCGCAAAAGATCTTATTTTGGATACTGCAAACACGATCAAGAGCGATAACAAGTTTAGTTTGGTAAAGGTATTTTAGAGAAATGGTATCAACAACAGCCGTAATGGAATCACAATTTACGGAACAATTTAGAGAGTTTTTGAAAGCGGAAACCGATGCCGGTTTGCGAAAGCTGCGCGAAGATGCGTTTGCGATATTTTCACAATTGGGCTTCCCGACCGTTAAGGACGAAGATTGGAAATATACAAATGTTGCTCCGATCGCAAAAGAGAAGTGGGTTGTTACTCCTTTTCGTCCTGACTTCTCGCCTTCGGGCGAGAAGTCAGGAGAAAGGTTAGGTAAATTCAACTGTCGCCGAAGCGGTTTTGCCGCTCTGAATCTTGCATTTGCCAATTTTGAAGTTATTCATATTGCGAAAGACACAAGTGTCGAGAAACCGATCGAATTGTCGTTTGCGGCGGATGAAAATACTGTGATTTTTCCGCATGTTCTGGTTATCGCCGAAGCTGGAAGCAAAGCCACTATTATTGAAACATATGCTTCACAAACAAAGAGCTTTACTAACGCGGCAGTGCAGATCATTGTTGAGGACAACGCAAATCTGACGCATTATCGTGTGCAGAAAGAATCGGCTGACGCCTTTCACATTGGTACAACCGAGGTAGCTCTCGGTGCAGGGAGTCGATACGATTCGACCAATATAAATCTTGGCAGTGCGATCTCGCGGCACGGCATTGACCTGAAATTCACCTCGGAAGGCGGCGAGGCGTTCGTAGATGGTTTGTATATGCTCAACGGGTCGCAGCACAGCGACACGCATTCGGTGATAGATCATATGGTGCCAAACTGCATTTCGCATCAGACGTACAAAGGTGTTTTGAACGACAACTCGCGCGCCGTTTTTAACGGCAAGGTTTTCGTTCGAGAAAATGCCCACGGCACCGACGCACAGCAGTCGAATAAGAATCTATTGCTATCGAACGAGGCCCGCGTCGATACCAAGCCGCAGCTTGAGATATTTAATGACGACGTGAAATGCTCGCATGGCGCAACGGTTGGGCAGCTTGAGGAAGAAGAGTTGTTTTATTTGCTGACGCGCGGGCTTCCCGACACGCTCGCTAGAAATCTGCTGACGTACGGTTTTGCCGAGGAGATCATAAACAAGATCGGCATCGAGTCGATAAAAAAAGATCTTGATGCAGCGGTCTTGAACCGTTTGAACACGAAATTGGAAGGCTAAAATGAAAGCTGTAAAACAGATGAGCAATTGGGACGTTGAAAAAATTAGAAGGGATTTTCCGGTGCTGTCGCAGACGGTGAATGGCAAGCCACTCGTCTATCTCGATAACAGCGGTTCGTCACAGGCTCCGCAGATCGTGATTGACCGCGGCACGAAATACCTCTCCGAAGAGCATTCGAATGTTCATAGAGGCGTGCATTACCTTTCGCAACACGCAACTACCGCCTACGAAGCCGCACGCGAAAAGATCAAACGCTTTATCAACGCGAAAGAGGCAAAAGAATGCATCTTCGTACGCGGAACGACTGAGGGGATTAATCTGGTCGCTTATTCGTACGGACAGAAGTTTATCGGCGAGGGCGATGAGATCATCGTTAGCCAGATGGAGCATCACTCGAACATCATACCGTGGCAGATGGTCGCAGAAGAAAAAGGAGCGAAGATCCGCGTGATACCGATGAATGAACGCGGTGAACTTATCATCGACGAATACGAAAATCTGCTCAATGAGCGGACAAAGATGGTTGCGGTTGCCCACGTTTCAAATTCTCTGGGAACGATAAATCCGATCAAGGAAATGATCGCTACGGCACACAAATTCGGCGTGCCGGTTTGTGTCGATGGCGCTCAGAGCGTGCCGCATTTTCCTGTTGATGTACAAGATCTCGACTGTGATTTCTTTGCTTTTTCGGGACACAAAATGTATGGCCCGACTGGTAGCGGCATTCTTTATGGAAAAAAAGAATGGCTAGAAAAAATGCCGCCATATCAAACAGGCGGCGGAATGATACGCACAGTTAGTTTTGAGGGAACTACGTTCGCAGGCTTGCCGGATAAATTCGAGGCCGGCACGCCGGCTATCGCTGCTGGCATCGGTTTGGGCGCTGCTGTTGACTATCTCAATTCGCTGGATTTTGCAGCGGCAGCTGCCTATGAACACGAGCTTCTCGAATACGCAACGCAGCGTTTGTCCGATATCCCGGGCGTTAAGATTATCGGTACGGCAGCAAACAAAGCATCGGTATTGTCATTTACAATTGACGACATCCATCCGCACGACATAGGCACGATCCTAGATCAATCAGGGATCGCGATCCGCGCCGGCCATCATTGTGCGCAGCCTGTGATGGAATTCTTTGATGTTCCGGCGACTGCGCGAGCATCGTTTGCGTTCTACAATACCCGCGAAGAGATTGATGAAGTGGCTGACGCAGTGCAAAAAGTTATTGAGGTCTTTGCCTAGAACTTATGTGAGTTACATCACGTTTCTTAAAATTTGACTGTGGCACAATTCAAGCATGCATACAGACCTCTACATAGCTCAACACGCAATATTACGGCCGATTCAGGAGATTGCCGAACAGCTCGGTCTCGGCTCCGATGATATTGATATGTACGGCAGCCCGTATATTGCCAAAGTCCGTCTTAACGTAATTGAGAAGTTCAAAGACCGGCCAAATGCCAAGTATATTGACGTTTCGGCGATCACGCCGACGCCCCTTGGCGAAGGCAAATCGACCACGCTGATCGGTTTGGGCGAGGCGATGAAGCATCTCGGTAAACGCGCCGTTGTGACGATGCGCCAGCCGTCGCAAGGCCCAACATTTGGCATAAAGGGCGGCGCTGCCGGCGGCGGCAACGCACAGGTCGTGCCAATGGAAACCTTTAATCTCAATCTTACCGGTGACATACACGCCGTTACTGCAGCAAATAATCTGCTTGCGGCGATGACGGACAACAAACTGCTTCGCGGCAACCCACTCAACATCAATCCGCACAGCATAACCTGGAAACGCGTAGTAGACACAAACGACCGTGCGTTGCGAAAGATCATCATCGGCCTTGGCGGACGCATGGAAGGCGGCATTCCGCGTGAGACCGGTTTTGATATAACGGTCGCGTCCGAGGTGATGGCGATACTTGCTTTGACGACGTCGCTTCAGGACATGCGAAAGCGTTTTGGACGCATCGTCGTTGGAATGACGCATGATAAAAAGCCGGTTACGGCCGAAGAGATCGGTGCCGCCGGGGCGATGACCGTTTTGATGCGCGATGCAATACGGCCGACGATCATGCAGACGCTTGAAAATACGCCGGCGCTCGTGCATGCTGGGCCGTTTGCAAACGTGGCTCACGGTAATAGCAGCATTCTCGCGGACCTGATCGGTATAAAGACTGCCGATTACCTAATGACCGAATCTGGTTTTGGCGCGGATATCGGTGCGGAAAAGTTCTTTAACATAAAGTGCCGTTACAGCGGCCTCAAGCCTGACGCATGTGTCATAGTTGCGACGATCAGAGCTCTAAAATCACATAGCGGCAAGTACAAGATCGTTGCCGGAAAGCCGCTGCCGCCTGAAATGCTGGAAAATAACGTAGCTGATGTTGAGGCAGGTGCGAGCAATCTGCGAAAGCAAATTGAGAACATCAGGATCCACGGCGTAACACCGGTGGTAGCGATCAATGCTTTTGAATCCGATCATCCGGAGGAGATCGAGGCTGTGAAGCGCATTGCAATTGAAGCTGGCGCACTCGGAGCTGCGGTTTCGACACATTGGGCCGATGGAGGAAAAGGTGCGGTCGAACTTGCGGAGATGGTTATTGACGCCGCGAATCAGCCGCACGAATTCAAGTTTCTCTACGATCTGGACCAGTCGATAAAGGCAAAGATCGAGACGATCGCGACGAAGATATACGGAGCGGATGGTGTCAGCTACGAGCCATACGCTGAACAGCAGATCGCAACCTACGAAGCGAACGGCTTTGGTAATTTGCCGATTTGCATGGCAAAAACACACCTTAGCCTTAGCCACGATCCGACATTAAAGGGTGCTCCGACGGGTTTTACGCTGCCGGTTCGCGAGGTTCGTGCGAGCGTTGGGGCGGGCTTTATTTATCCGATCTGCGGCGACATGCGAACGATGCCGGCACTCCCTGAACATCCCGCCGCCGAGCATGTTGATATTGATAAAGATGGAAATATCACTGGCTTATTCTGAACTCACACTGCCGTTCGTAAGGGGTTATAATAGAAAACTCGATCACAGTTTGCTCGCGCAAATCATGAATATTCTTTTTTTAGCAATTATAGATGTCAGAACTAAACGAACTTTATCAAGACACAATACTCGATCACAATAAGAATCCGCGAAACTTTCGCGAGATCGAGAATGCAGACAGATCGGCCGACGGTAAAAATCCGCTGTGCGGTGACGCCTTGCGTGTGTATGTTGACATGGACGGCGACACGGTTATAGATGTGTCGTTCAAGGGGTCGGGCTGTGCGATATCGAAGGCTTCGGCATCGATGATGACGCAGGCTGTCAAAGGGAAAACAAAAGACGAAGCCGAGGTTATCTTTAATGAGTTCCACAAAATGGTCACCGGCGAACTCAACATCGAAACAGACGATAACCATCTCGGAAAGCTGAAGATATTTGCTGGAGTGTTGGAATTTCCTGCTCGCGTTAAATGTGCGAGTCTGTCCTGGCATACTCTGAATGCAGCCCTGTCCGGCGAAGAAGTTATTTCGACGGAATAAAACTTTAAGCCCCAGATGCAAACCAGTTTATTCAGTTTTGAAACACGGAGGGACTATTTGCCGTGGGCATTGATGTTGGTTGCTGTGATGACAGCAATGATCGCCCTGTACTTTCAAGGCCGTGTCTGGTGGTGTGAGGCGGGCGATTATTCGCCGTGGGCCTGGGATATTTGGTCAAAACATAATTCGCAGCATCTTATAGACCCATATTCATTCACGCATGTGCTTCACGGTGTTATTGAATTTTGGCTCATCGGGTTGATCTTTCCAAGAGTTAAATTTGCCTTGCGACTGCTTATCGCGGTGATGATCGAAGGCGCTTGGGAAATTGCGGAAAACTCAAGCTATGTCATCGACCGTTACCGCGAAGCAACTATCTCGCTTGATTATTTTGGCGACTCGATCCTGAATTCGATGTCGGACATGTTTTGTTGTGCGACTGGATTTGTGATCGCTTATAAACTGCGGTTTTGGAAATCGCTGGTGTTGTTTCTTGTGACCGAGGCAGCCTTGATCTTCTGGATACACGACAGCTTACTAATAAACATCATCATGCTGTTATATCCGATCGATGCCATCAAAGCATGGCAAATGCCGCACTGATTTTGAAACAGTTTAACGTTCGCCGCGAGCGGCCTCGACCTGGCTTTCGAGATCTACCGCGAGTTTGCGTGAACCGGGCTGGTCAAACGTCTCTATCCAGCGCAAGGTCTCATCCAGCACACGCAATTGATATTCAGGCCAATTCGGATTGCCTGCGACAGAACCAAATGAACCATTGTAATAGGCCGTGCGTGGCGGCCGCGTTTTGTCCGTGATCTTTGGATCGACGGAGAGCATTATTGTTGGAATGCCGCTTTGTTCGATCGCTCGGGCGGTGATGCCAAGCGTTTGGTGACACAGACGCGAAGTCGGAATCAAAAGTGCTGCCTGAACGTCATAACGATGCAGACGTTCGGCAATATTTGGAGCAAGTTCATCAGCAATTCGAGCAGCGTTTGGTATATAACTGCTGATGCTCCACCAGACATTGTTGAGGCCGCCTATAACACTGTTTGATTGATATTCGAGCAAGCGGTCAATTGGAATTTGTGAGTTTCGGTCTTCTCTTATTGCTTTAGCGTCATAG is a window of Chloracidobacterium sp. DNA encoding:
- a CDS encoding PhzF family phenazine biosynthesis protein; translated protein: MKLEIFQVDAFTNKPFGGNPAAVVPLDAWLSDETMLAIAAENNLAETAFFVKNGEQYDIRWFTPKVEVNLCGHATLASAHVIFNELELESSDIKFHSHRSGELGVTKDGDLLVLDFPAYPMKEIEPIKMLVAAAPLRYWESQGNMLFLLLEDQKAVQDLQPDMHDVIKLPYDEVIITAPGDDCDFASRMFAPRIGIPEDPVTGAIHCSLIPHWAGVLGKNELFARQVSARGGELFCQLAGDRVKIGGNAVLYLKGEIFVEETSKNVVGS
- the sufC gene encoding Fe-S cluster assembly ATPase SufC produces the protein MLLEVKDLHAGIDGKEILKGLNLQVKKGEVHAIMGPNGSGKSTLSKVLAGHPSYEVTSGEVLYEGKNLLDLEPDERARSGVFMAFQYPIEVPGVSNSQFLRLAYNEKMKHIGEEELDPLEFNDYLKEKAKIVDMSSEFFKRSVNEGFSGGEKKRNEILQMAVLAPKLAILDETDSGLDIDALRIVAEGVNTLRSADNAIILVTHYQRLLNFIVPDVVHVLAGGKIVKEGGKELALELEEKGYDWVKGAAH
- a CDS encoding glycosyltransferase family 39 protein, with protein sequence MSQATTQKGSSMTAISFAVFAVVCIVAFLAYRGSDIGQLPKFIVNFGGGPLTGELVFDCLIGILVAIFIFQACIGVGKQVCRFIMPSWIESSSVWLLLGGLTAVGAATWSIIWFFLGLVGLYTPVAAIASIAFGNILLAVPTGRAKSGNVDYRYWNGKSIGEWIYVTLGMFPIFLGLIAALAPLTAKDSLLYHFAVPKAFIAQHSNAFIDGNIASYLSLGAEMHPVWAMLLGGLFSPRAAEAAAGAIIFLFFPLLLLTIYGWSREIGISRHWALLATALVTTVPTAYHVASSGYIDLSLALYVTLAAYGLTRWWKEQTWGWVILIGIFLGAALSVKLTTVFVIAAFALIILLRARNPVAIAPGSDTAVVVSPGKIVMGGFAALFLAGVIASPWYMRTWVATGSPVFPFYMSIWPGKAAGWDVERSNLFQGMNSQYGGVDTDKINYLTAPVRLSVAAQPEQPANYDGVLGVAFLIGLPLLIWALWKFDLAVEIKIMAGVAGVMYLFWLFSSEQLRYLLPIAPLLAIAIAASAEKIGNGISKVAQYALVAASVCGILTTLAWFCQKAPLRVVLGGETRDQYLARNLDYYSYYQWLNTETPPDAKVWLINMRRDTYNIERPIFSDYLFEDWTLRKMVWESNSAQELRTKTAAMGIKYVLTRHDFLFDYDRSTLVDDKKPRAENEAKLKIAKDLILDTANTIKSDNKFSLVKVF
- the sufD gene encoding Fe-S cluster assembly protein SufD translates to MVSTTAVMESQFTEQFREFLKAETDAGLRKLREDAFAIFSQLGFPTVKDEDWKYTNVAPIAKEKWVVTPFRPDFSPSGEKSGERLGKFNCRRSGFAALNLAFANFEVIHIAKDTSVEKPIELSFAADENTVIFPHVLVIAEAGSKATIIETYASQTKSFTNAAVQIIVEDNANLTHYRVQKESADAFHIGTTEVALGAGSRYDSTNINLGSAISRHGIDLKFTSEGGEAFVDGLYMLNGSQHSDTHSVIDHMVPNCISHQTYKGVLNDNSRAVFNGKVFVRENAHGTDAQQSNKNLLLSNEARVDTKPQLEIFNDDVKCSHGATVGQLEEEELFYLLTRGLPDTLARNLLTYGFAEEIINKIGIESIKKDLDAAVLNRLNTKLEG
- a CDS encoding cysteine desulfurase; translated protein: MSNWDVEKIRRDFPVLSQTVNGKPLVYLDNSGSSQAPQIVIDRGTKYLSEEHSNVHRGVHYLSQHATTAYEAAREKIKRFINAKEAKECIFVRGTTEGINLVAYSYGQKFIGEGDEIIVSQMEHHSNIIPWQMVAEEKGAKIRVIPMNERGELIIDEYENLLNERTKMVAVAHVSNSLGTINPIKEMIATAHKFGVPVCVDGAQSVPHFPVDVQDLDCDFFAFSGHKMYGPTGSGILYGKKEWLEKMPPYQTGGGMIRTVSFEGTTFAGLPDKFEAGTPAIAAGIGLGAAVDYLNSLDFAAAAAYEHELLEYATQRLSDIPGVKIIGTAANKASVLSFTIDDIHPHDIGTILDQSGIAIRAGHHCAQPVMEFFDVPATARASFAFYNTREEIDEVADAVQKVIEVFA
- a CDS encoding formate--tetrahydrofolate ligase, which produces MHTDLYIAQHAILRPIQEIAEQLGLGSDDIDMYGSPYIAKVRLNVIEKFKDRPNAKYIDVSAITPTPLGEGKSTTLIGLGEAMKHLGKRAVVTMRQPSQGPTFGIKGGAAGGGNAQVVPMETFNLNLTGDIHAVTAANNLLAAMTDNKLLRGNPLNINPHSITWKRVVDTNDRALRKIIIGLGGRMEGGIPRETGFDITVASEVMAILALTTSLQDMRKRFGRIVVGMTHDKKPVTAEEIGAAGAMTVLMRDAIRPTIMQTLENTPALVHAGPFANVAHGNSSILADLIGIKTADYLMTESGFGADIGAEKFFNIKCRYSGLKPDACVIVATIRALKSHSGKYKIVAGKPLPPEMLENNVADVEAGASNLRKQIENIRIHGVTPVVAINAFESDHPEEIEAVKRIAIEAGALGAAVSTHWADGGKGAVELAEMVIDAANQPHEFKFLYDLDQSIKAKIETIATKIYGADGVSYEPYAEQQIATYEANGFGNLPICMAKTHLSLSHDPTLKGAPTGFTLPVREVRASVGAGFIYPICGDMRTMPALPEHPAAEHVDIDKDGNITGLF
- a CDS encoding SUF system NifU family Fe-S cluster assembly protein, with product MSELNELYQDTILDHNKNPRNFREIENADRSADGKNPLCGDALRVYVDMDGDTVIDVSFKGSGCAISKASASMMTQAVKGKTKDEAEVIFNEFHKMVTGELNIETDDNHLGKLKIFAGVLEFPARVKCASLSWHTLNAALSGEEVISTE
- a CDS encoding DUF2585 family protein — translated: MQTSLFSFETRRDYLPWALMLVAVMTAMIALYFQGRVWWCEAGDYSPWAWDIWSKHNSQHLIDPYSFTHVLHGVIEFWLIGLIFPRVKFALRLLIAVMIEGAWEIAENSSYVIDRYREATISLDYFGDSILNSMSDMFCCATGFVIAYKLRFWKSLVLFLVTEAALIFWIHDSLLINIIMLLYPIDAIKAWQMPH